A DNA window from Ranitomeya imitator isolate aRanImi1 chromosome 2, aRanImi1.pri, whole genome shotgun sequence contains the following coding sequences:
- the PTGIR gene encoding prostacyclin receptor encodes MLESLVITAPPSLHNTVHHFCENSTQVHADSNPAISTLMFAMGVLGNLLALGILGVHRRERRARASPFCILVTGLAVTDLLGTCVLSPVVFVSYAKQASLLALGSEPLCKLFAFAMTFFNLSSMMILFFMAFERCLALSHPYVYAQHSWGHRLARASLPISYVLPALLCALPLIGVGEHKQYCPGTWCFIRMAVPPTTGKDGALAFSLLYASLTGLLILAILLCNASVTASLCRMRKGQRARRGSLRRGGATRGWFLGAGEEELEHLILLVLMTSIFMVCSVPMTLRAFLGALYNKGDPMDETGDLMAFRFSALNPILDPWIFIIFRGSVFRKLQSLLCTAWNKPTKPVPALGSVEAGAISPMTSITGP; translated from the exons ATGCTGGAGTCGCTTGTGATAACAGCGCCGCCGTCTCTCCACAACACCGTGCACCACTTCTGCGAGAACTCCACCCAGGTACACGCCGATAGTAACCCGGCCATCAGCACCCTCATGTTTGCCATGGGAGTACTGGGAAACCTGCTGGCACTGGGTATCTTGGGAGTCCATCGCAGAGAAAGGAGAGCGCGTGCCTCGCCATTTTGTATCCTGGTGACGGGACTGGCAGTGACGGATCTCCTGGGCACCTGCGTCCTGAGTCCAGTGGTTTTCGTCTCCTATGCCAAGCAGGCGTCTCTCCTGGCATTGGGCTCTGAGCCGCTCTGTAAACTTTTTGCATTTGCTATGACTTTTTTTAACCTGTCCTCCATGATGATCTTGTTTTTTATGGCTTTTGAGCGTTGCCTGGCGCTAAGTCACCCGTATGTGTATGCCCAGCATAGCTGGGGGCACCGACTGGCACGGGCGTCTTTGCCCATTTCCTACGTTTTGCCGGCTCTGCTCTGTGCCCTGCCGCTGATAGGAGTTGGTGAACATAAGCAGTACTGTCCGGGCACCTGGTGCTTCATTCGGATGGCAGTGCCGCCCACGACTGGTAAAGATGGGGCTCTGGCCTTTTCTCTGCTGTATGCCAGCCTGACAGGACTCCTAATCCTGGCAATATTACTGTGCAATGCCTCTGTGACTGCCAGCCTGTGCCGTATGAGGAAGGGGCAGAGGGCGAGAAGAGGCTCACTGCGCAGAGGGGGCGCCACCCGAGGGTGGTTCCTGGGAGCCGGAGAAGAGGAGCTGGAACATCTCATCCTCCTGGTGCTCATGACCTCAATATTCATGGTGTGCTCGGTGCCAATGACG CTCCGCGCTTTCCTGGGCGCCCTCTACAACAAAGGAGACCCAATGGATGAAACTGGCGATCTAATGGCTTTCCGATTCAGCGCCCTCAATCCCATCCTGGACCCCTGGATCTTCATCATATTCCGGGGATCAGTGTTCCGTAAGCTCCAATCTCTGCTCTGCACAGCCTGGAACAAACCCACTAAACCAGTCCCGGCCCTTGGTTCTGTGGAGGCCGGTGCAATCAGCCCGATGACCTCTATCACCGGACCCTGA